The Moorena producens PAL-8-15-08-1 genomic interval AAGACAGGGAAAATATTGACTGGCAAGTTTGACCTTATCTATGAAGAAAGCCTAGGCAAAACAATAATAGCTAAATCCTTACCTTCTACTCCCGCTCAACAGACATTATTGAGTGTCACAGAAGCCTTCAAATCTTACAAGCAACTAAGAGATTTATGGTTTAAGGGCAAACTAAAGGATAAGCCCAGCCCCCCAAAATATTTAAAAGGTTCTAAGCTATTTAAAGTTGCTTACCCAAACTCTGGCGGGCAGAAACCGAAAGTAATAGATAATCAAATTCAGTTATCCCTAGGGTTAACAGTTAGGCACTGGTTTGGAATCAAAAACTTCTCTCTCTCTTTTCCTAGTAACCTGAAAGGGAGAAAAATCAAGGAGTGGACTATTCTGCCAAAGAATGGAGCATTCTATTTAGAAGTCTCCTATGAAAAACCAGATCAGGAGCCGTCACCCAGTAAAGAAAATGAGGCGTTAAGTATAGACCTCGGTACTTCTGATAATTTGGCAGCTTGCGTTGACACCTTAGGCAACTCTTTCTTGATTGACTCTAGATCAATGAAAGCTTTCAACCAGTATTGGAACAAGCAGGTATCAACCAGAAAAGAGGGTAAACCTCAGAAGTATTGGGATAGTTGGCTTGATCGGGTGACTCGTAAACGTAATCACCGTATCAGAGATGGAATAAATAAGGCGGCTCAAATAATAATAAAACATTGCATTAAGAATGGTATAAAGACCATTGTTCTGGGATGGAATGAAGGTTTCAAGAAGAATGCCAATATGGGACGTCTGAATAATCAGGAATTCGTTCAGATACCCCTTGGTAAATTAAAAGATAGACTATCTCAGTTGTGCGTACTGCACAACATCAAATTAGAAATAACTGAAGAAGCTTACACGAGCAAGGCCAGTTTCCTTGATGGAGACTCCCTGCCCAAGTTTGGAGAAAAACCATGTGGGTGGAAAGCATCAGGAAAACGAGTTAGGCGTGGACTTTATCGTACCAGTAATAGGTCTCTCGTGAATGCAGATCTTAACGGTAGCGCAAACATTATGCGCAAAGTAGCCAGAAAGCTAGGTCTTAACCTAGACCGACTGAGTAGACGGTGTTTGACGACCGTAGCGAGGGTTAGATTGTGGCAGCTACCCAATTCTACCCTGTCAGCAGAATCCCCGCGTCTAATGACCGGGGAGTGTCAAAATTGAGTATACTGCTGTGAAGTGAACTAGCCCTAGCTGCTATCGGAAGCTAGGGCTAGTTCAATTTTTCAATTTATAGTTTTTGTTTTTGTTAACCGTTGCGTTGATGACATGCTAAGGTCAACCTTGGCCTTTCAACCTTAAACCTTAAACCTTAAACCTTAAACCTTCAACAACAATCAACCATGACTGCTCAATTAAGCGACTATATCAAAGAGCTAATTACCAAAGCCAGAATTGTCAGCTTTGCCAACTGGCAAGACTCCTATCCCCCAGAGATTATCCAGTATTTCCAGGCAGCTGATGATCACCGTCGCTATCTTACCGATGATGACTTGCACCAGATTAAAGCCTGTTCACCAGATACGGAACCCTTAATCAATACAGCCAAATTTTTGCGGGATAACGCTTCTGATATTGTTTCCGAAGCCCGGGAAACCTTATTGGCTCAATACCCTGATATTACTAAACCAGGAGGTAGTCTTTATCCCCCCCCACGAGCAGAAGCCTGTTGGCGAGATTTTTGGCATTTCCTCCGCTGTATTACCTATGGAATTGCTGGCAGTAGCACCGAGTTTACTAGTGCTGAAGGACTGCACTATATGAACTTGTTGTACAAAGAAATGCAAGTCCCAATCCCCGCAATGGTATCAGGATTAGAAGAGATAAAGGCAGCTAGTTTAAAGCGATTATCTGAACCAGACACAATAGCCCCCTATTTCGACCATTTAATTAATCAATTGAAAAAATTTAGCTAAACCAATAAATTAGCAAAATAACTATTAAATTTAAAATTTAAACGAAATAGTAATGATTTTAAATTCAAGTTAAACTTGAAAAGTTAAAAGTAAAAATTTAAATTAACAAAACCATGTCCATATCCAAATTTAAATACTTCTTTGATTGCTGTGTAGGAACCTGGGTGGCACAACGTACCTATCATAATCTGACTCACCAGGAGGTAGAGCGCTCCCTTACAGAATTCACCATTGAACCCCTGTCTTCTGCCCTCAAAACTAAGGTGTTGATCGATAATCAGCAACCTGACTTACCTAATATCAATGACCTGTGTGGTTATCATCTTGGTTTCGAGACAGTTTCTGAAAAAGGTGAACGGGTGTCCCAACAACTGAATATGCTTTTTGTCCCTCAGGTCGAAGAATCAATGATTATAGAGGGAGATTATTTACGCGATCGCGCCTACGAAGAAGCTAAACCTAAAGTCGCTCATTTTAGCTTCGATACCAATAAACTAGAACTTTTGATGACCACCTACTATACCCGTGTGGTATCTGTTGATTCCATTACCCTGATCAATCCCAACTTAAGAATCCGCAAAATTATCAATTACCAGCGTCCTCCAGAAAGCGAACCCCTAGACAAGGTGGTGCTAGTGGGCTTTGGGGTGGAACAAAAAGCTTGATAATTAGCGTAGCATTTCTCAATTGCTTGAAGGACTTTCGTTCTGGGTTAATGGGAGTCAAGCGCACCGAGGGAGTCTGGAATGGGAAAACGGGAATAGGAAACAAATCCTGTGTACCTCATTACTATGAGAACTGCTATAACTCCTTTTGAGGGTTAACTGTAAATAGTTGACTGTTATGTTTCCATTGATACTAGTTCTGGTCTCCACACATAACTGTCACAAAAGTTTACAATTACTAATGTTGAAGGATTGGAGCCACGGTGTATAACTGAAGGTGTAAATCCGGGTAAAGGCTCTAATTTACTAGGTTTGCGTCAGCTAAAACACCACCCCCGCTGATCATTCAGCTGCTATACGCAAACAAAATTGTTAACTTTTTTAAATTAAACTACACATAGCAGATGGAGCTTACTGAATTTATAGAACGTTCTATTGGACGTTGGCGATCGCAACGCAGCGGTCATCACTTAGCGTTTAGTCACTTTGAGGAAATACGCTCAACTATTGATATCGTTGCCCTTGAGGCTGATGACTCAGGTGTGATTGATATTTGCAAACTATACGATATTGATCCCACAACTGCCTTGCATCCCTTTCGCATGAGTTGGGAAGGTGAATCAGATTGGGATGAAGACGACATCCAGTCTGGAAGTTGCGTTCTAGTCCCTATCCCCGATCTTGACAACCCCGATCGGGGAAAACTCCTCAGAGAGCAAGGCTATGCTGAGACAATTGCAGCAGTGGGCAACTATCACATTAGTGAAGATGGTACCTTCACTTTGTTAACGGAGTATGACCGAGCAGCTGCTGAAGAACGGATTTGGTTTGCCACACCGAATTTACGTTTTCGAGTTTCCCTGATTAAAACCAGTTCTGGTCAAGGGGTGACTACAGCCTCGTTTTCTTCAGAAATCCGTGACCTATCCCAATCCGGGTGAAAGTTATCAGCTTGAAAAGTTAAGGTCATAATTTAGTTTTTTTTAAATCTTTTTTAACCATAGGTTTTCATTAGATTAATACAGGAATGTTATCTACTAATACCGATAAAAATACTACTAACTTACTAACTCTAGCTAGTTGGATGGCTGGAGATTTTAGTAACCAAAAACAAGCGATTGATAATCCTCAGCTTTACGCTCACATTCATGTTTTCTTTCGCCCCTTACCCTTTGATTTCTTTTCGGGTATTGGTTTCTACTCTGAGCAAGTCTATGACTATGATCTGTGGAGTCCCTACCGTCAGGGAGTCCATCGCCTGATTGATAAAGGTGATCATAGTTATATAGAAAATTACAGCCTTAACGATCCAGTTCTTTATGCCGGGGCAGCGCGAGAGCCAGATATTCTCAAAACCATCACCCCTGATGTTATAGAACGTCGCTACAACTGTTCGATGATTTTTTGGCGAGAGGGTGACATGTTTCGCGGCAGTGTAGAACCCGGTTGCCAGTGTTTCATCCAACGTAATGGGCGTAAAACCTATCTGGTCAGTGATGTGGAATTGACTGAAACGACTTGGATAAGCCTAGATCAGGGTATGGATGTTAATACTCATGAGCACGTATGGGGATCAGCAGCTGGTCATTTACGATTTGAAAAACGGCAAAGTTTTGCTGACGAATTACCTGATTTGTAGGGCGGATGTATATTGCCTAGTGATCAGCAATAAGCAATTGGCGTATAACACAAAAACCAACAAACAAATACTAACAAATACTAAGTTAAGTAGGGTAGGTAAAATAGTCTAGATTAGACTACTCAAAATAACCATTTTTTGCCGAAAGTGATTATTAGGTATGTCTAAAACCTACAACCTATAGGATTCCGTGTAGTAATTGTGATGATTTTTGTTCCTACTCCCTACTCCCTTTGTTATCAAACCACTATCATAAAATATTAATTATCATTAGAGTTGAGGATGATTTGTGTACAGCTAATGCTACCGCCAATAGCTCAAAAAAAGATGCAGTGCTGGATTAGGAGCAGACATTTGATTTGCTCCGGTCACTTTTTTATCTTTGAGACGGTAGAATATACAACGGTTGAACGATTCTCGGAATGTGTCGAGAGTCTCGGAGGAAGTGTAATATCCGTTAAACCCATTAAAAAAATTTGGATTGGCTCCCATCGCCAAGTTATTTTGTATCAAGCTAAAGCGAGTTTACATACACCTCATCATGATCTAAAACAATACTGGATAAAATACGGTAGCTTCCGCACCAGATTTGATGAACGTTCGTGACATACTCCCACTAAATATCAAGTCAGGTTGAATACCTATAATTTAGAGGGAGGGTGGGAAGTTTGGGGAGATGGGGAGATGGGGAGATGGGGAGATGGGAGAGATTTTGATTAAAGGTAATTATCCCTACATTATATAAACTAGTTTATAACTAAGCTATCAGCTATTGGCTAAGGCCAATGGCTGATAGCTTAATGCTTAGCAATTGGTTGAAGTACAAAGTTGTGGGTGGCGCGGGAGTGACGTCTATATCTAGTGACGTCTATATCTACTAACAGTTGTGATATCAAATCCAGATAATTGCGCAAACTCACGATATCTAGACCCAACCTCTGTGCCCCTGCTCCCCTGCTCCCGTGCTCCCTTGCTCCCTTGCTCCCCTTCTGTCATAACCATGGAATTTATTAATGGATAGTAAAATATCATAGCTAGGTACATCCAATTATTAAGTTTTGTATATAGATGCCGAGTCGGTTAACCGACTCCAATGTCATCCACTAGTGACCTTGTAACGAATATTACAAATTATTACTTTGTTGTTAATAAATGAGACTGCGGTTCCGATTATCCTCTAATGTTCATAGTGAGCTGGTCAAAGATAAATAACCAGCAAGATAGCAAACTAGTTAAGTACCTTTAATTTAAGGAGATATCAATGCTTGACGCTTTTTCCAGAGCTGTAGTTACAGCAGATAGCAAAACCGCATGTCTAGGTGCTGAAGACCTAGGTGCTCTAAAAACTTTTATTGCTGATGGTAATAAGCGCCTTGATGCTGTAAACAGCATCGCTAGCGAAGCCAGCTGCATCGTTTCCGACGCTGTTTCTGGAATGATCTGCGAAAACACTGGTTTGATTCAAGCTGGTGGTAACTGCTACCCCAACCGCCGCATGGCTGCTTGCTTGCGTGATGGTGAAATCATCCTCCGCTACGTGACCTATGCTCTATTAGCTGGTGATGCTTCTGTACTAAGCGACCGCTGCCTGAATGGTCTCAAGGAAACCTACAGCGCTCTGGGTGTACCCACCACCTCCACAGCTCGTGCTGTTGGAATCATGAAAGCTGCTGCAATTGCTTTCATTAACAACACTGCTAGCGATCGCAAGTTTGAAACTGTTTCCGGCGATTGCTCCTCCTTAGCGGCTGAAGCTGGTGGTTACTTCGATGCAGTAGTTGCTGCTATCAGCTAGTCTTTCTCTTTTGCCTAAGATAACCAAGCTCCTGCTAAAGTGAGCTGGGGAAGTCAAAAGCTAAGTCTAACCTTTGTCAAAACCCATTCAGGAGATATAAAAAAATGAAATCAGTTATAAGCACAGTTGTTACTGCTGCCGATGCTGCAGGCCGTTTCCCTAGCAGCTCTGACCTTGAGTCCGTTCAAGGTAGCCTACAACGGGCTGCTGCTCGTATGGAAGCTGCTGAAAAGCTAGCAGCTGGCATTGATAAAGTAACCAAAGAAGCTGGTGATGCTTGCTTTAAGAAGTATCCTTACCTAAAGGAATCTGGTGAAGCTGGGGATTCTCAAGTAAAGATTGACAAGTGCTACCGCGATCTTGGTCACTACCTACGCTTAATCAACTACTGCTTAGTTGTTGGCGGTACTGGTCCTCTAGATGAGTGGGGTATTGCTGGTCAGCGTGAAGTTTACCGTTCTTTGAACCTACCTACCGCTCCCTATGTAGCAGCTCTTGAGTTCACTCGCGATCGCGGTTGTGCTCCTCGTGACATGTCTGCTCAAGCTTTGGTTGAGTACAAAGGTTACCTTGACTATGTAATCAACTCCTTGTCCTAAGCAGATCACGGTGAAAATCCGTCGCTGATTGACTAACATTTCGATCAGCACCTGGGGACTCTTAGTACGTTGCTTTGCCTAGATTGGTTGAGTCCGTCAAAGAGTCCCCTGATTGTTTTGGGGGGTTGGGGGGCAAAACCTAGGGTGTGGGGTGTGGGGGTGGGGTGTGGGTGTGGGGTAGGCTGTTGATTATGGGCCTTTTTGGGGGAGATCGTTCACACCGGGATTGAGCTTTGCTCACGCTACGCGAACGCGTACGGCGATAACGCCCAGAATGGATATCTAGCAAGAGAACACTGTCTCATACTATCAGACAATTTGTGCATGAAGTTTAAGCTATGGCCATCGCACAAAGTGAACAGCCTAGGCAAAACCTACTGTAAGCATATGCGCTACGCGCAAGCTACTTGAGGTGCTCTCAGCCGTCAGCTTGTTTTATTTAAAAGTACCGATTGCGGTACGCGCACGGTGCGCGATCAGTAGCGTGGCCACAAGCCCAAAGCTGAACGCGCACGCGTGCGCTTCGCGCTAATCGCTGTTTCGCTGATAGCTGATGGCTTACAAGCAACTAAACTACTTAGTAAAACCTATTGTTAATTCCTAAATAACTACTAAAATCACTGATGGATAAACGTTTTGCAAATATATTTAATTTGACCGAAGATCAAGCGATCGCACTTTTAAAGACCCCCTTAGACCAGCTGGAAGACCAATCTGATCGCTATCTGGCTGCATCCCATTTAATTAACTTTCCCAGCGAGCGGTCAATCAATGCCCTGATCGAAACGGTGCAAGACCAAAACTCAGAACTGTACCATCGTATCGCTCGACGCAAGGCAGTAGAAAGTTTAGGTCGTCTGAAAGCCTCTGTAGCCCTACCCATCATTCGCTCATGTCTAACGGATGAGGATTGTTACACCGTGGAAAATGCTGTCTGGGCAATTGGGGAAATTGGCACTCAAGATCCGGAAATTCTCGAAGAAATAGCCCAGCTACTGGAGAAGCCAGGTCAGACTTATCGAGTGATTATCCAAACTCTGGCCGCACTAGACTATAAACCAGCCCTCGACAGGATTAAGACATTTACTAAATCTGATAATGAACCGATAGCCAGTGCTGCGATCGCAACGGTTTGTCGGTTCAC includes:
- a CDS encoding chromophore lyase CpcT/CpeT, with protein sequence MLSTNTDKNTTNLLTLASWMAGDFSNQKQAIDNPQLYAHIHVFFRPLPFDFFSGIGFYSEQVYDYDLWSPYRQGVHRLIDKGDHSYIENYSLNDPVLYAGAAREPDILKTITPDVIERRYNCSMIFWREGDMFRGSVEPGCQCFIQRNGRKTYLVSDVELTETTWISLDQGMDVNTHEHVWGSAAGHLRFEKRQSFADELPDL
- a CDS encoding phycobilisome protein codes for the protein MTAQLSDYIKELITKARIVSFANWQDSYPPEIIQYFQAADDHRRYLTDDDLHQIKACSPDTEPLINTAKFLRDNASDIVSEARETLLAQYPDITKPGGSLYPPPRAEACWRDFWHFLRCITYGIAGSSTEFTSAEGLHYMNLLYKEMQVPIPAMVSGLEEIKAASLKRLSEPDTIAPYFDHLINQLKKFS
- a CDS encoding phycobiliprotein lyase, whose product is MELTEFIERSIGRWRSQRSGHHLAFSHFEEIRSTIDIVALEADDSGVIDICKLYDIDPTTALHPFRMSWEGESDWDEDDIQSGSCVLVPIPDLDNPDRGKLLREQGYAETIAAVGNYHISEDGTFTLLTEYDRAAAEERIWFATPNLRFRVSLIKTSSGQGVTTASFSSEIRDLSQSG
- a CDS encoding bleomycin hydrolase; protein product: MLDAFSRAVVTADSKTACLGAEDLGALKTFIADGNKRLDAVNSIASEASCIVSDAVSGMICENTGLIQAGGNCYPNRRMAACLRDGEIILRYVTYALLAGDASVLSDRCLNGLKETYSALGVPTTSTARAVGIMKAAAIAFINNTASDRKFETVSGDCSSLAAEAGGYFDAVVAAIS
- a CDS encoding phycobiliprotein lyase: MSISKFKYFFDCCVGTWVAQRTYHNLTHQEVERSLTEFTIEPLSSALKTKVLIDNQQPDLPNINDLCGYHLGFETVSEKGERVSQQLNMLFVPQVEESMIIEGDYLRDRAYEEAKPKVAHFSFDTNKLELLMTTYYTRVVSVDSITLINPNLRIRKIINYQRPPESEPLDKVVLVGFGVEQKA
- a CDS encoding CpeR family transcriptional regulator encodes the protein MICVQLMLPPIAQKKMQCWIRSRHLICSGHFFIFETVEYTTVERFSECVESLGGSVISVKPIKKIWIGSHRQVILYQAKASLHTPHHDLKQYWIKYGSFRTRFDERS
- the cpeA gene encoding class 1 C-phycoerythrin subunit alpha — translated: MKSVISTVVTAADAAGRFPSSSDLESVQGSLQRAAARMEAAEKLAAGIDKVTKEAGDACFKKYPYLKESGEAGDSQVKIDKCYRDLGHYLRLINYCLVVGGTGPLDEWGIAGQREVYRSLNLPTAPYVAALEFTRDRGCAPRDMSAQALVEYKGYLDYVINSLS
- a CDS encoding RNA-guided endonuclease InsQ/TnpB family protein → MAKTKKRIGVQQILLDPDQETQAILAYLCEQSGKLYNMGVYFARQTFFKTGKILTGKFDLIYEESLGKTIIAKSLPSTPAQQTLLSVTEAFKSYKQLRDLWFKGKLKDKPSPPKYLKGSKLFKVAYPNSGGQKPKVIDNQIQLSLGLTVRHWFGIKNFSLSFPSNLKGRKIKEWTILPKNGAFYLEVSYEKPDQEPSPSKENEALSIDLGTSDNLAACVDTLGNSFLIDSRSMKAFNQYWNKQVSTRKEGKPQKYWDSWLDRVTRKRNHRIRDGINKAAQIIIKHCIKNGIKTIVLGWNEGFKKNANMGRLNNQEFVQIPLGKLKDRLSQLCVLHNIKLEITEEAYTSKASFLDGDSLPKFGEKPCGWKASGKRVRRGLYRTSNRSLVNADLNGSANIMRKVARKLGLNLDRLSRRCLTTVARVRLWQLPNSTLSAESPRLMTGECQN